The genomic window CTGCTCCGGCACCAGCGGCGGGCCTTGTAGCCGAGCGGGCCTTCGGTTGCGATATGGACGTAATCGGGCCGGCTTTCCTCGATCAGGCGTGCCACGTGACGGTAGCTTGCCAGCGCCAGCCGTATTTCCGGATAGGTGGGCATGCCGATATTGCGAAACATGTCCGGGGTGATCATCGTCACCTCCACGCCCATCTTCGCAAGCTCGCGATTGGTGTTCTCGATGGTGCGGACCACGCCGTTGACCTGCGGATGCCAGGCGTCGGACACCAGGGTCAGTCTTTTCGCCGGTTCAAGCATTCACGGGGCTTCCTCAGCCGAAAGGCACTGTGCGGGCTTCAGCCGCTTTAGCCCGTCCGTGTGTCAGTCATATTACAGTCGAATTTCCGGCGTGATGGTGCGTTGCAAAAGAAACGCCGACTTCGCATTTACCTCGCGTGGTCCGGGAGATAGTCTGGCGGCCGGACGCTTCGAGCAAGGAATTTTCAATGACGGTTGGCAATACCGGCAACTGGTGGCGCGGCGGCGTCATCTACCAGATCTACCCCCGCTCATTTCAGGACACCACCGGCGACGGCATCGGCGATCTGCCCGGCATCACGCGGCGGCTCACCTATGTGGCCGAACTCGGCGTCGACGCGATCTGGCTGTCGCCGTTCTTCAAATCGCCGATGGCCGACATGGGCTATGACGTTTCGGACTATCTCGATGTCGACCCGATGTTCGGCACGCTCGACGATTTCAGGGCGCTGGTCGGCGAGGCCCACAGGCTCGGCCTGAAGGTGATCATCGATCAGGTTCTGTCCCACACCTCGGACCAGCATCCCTGGTTCAGCGAAAGCCGATCGAGCAAGGACAATGCCAGGGCCGATTGGTATGTCTGGGCCGATGCCAAGCCCGACGGCACGGCGCCCAACAACTGGATGTCGATCTTCGGCGGGCCGGGCTGGGAGTGGGATGGCACCCGCAAGCAGTATTACATGCATAATTTCCTGACCAGCCAGCCCGATCTCAACTTCCACTGCAAGGCGGTGCAGGACGCACTTCTCGAGACGGTGCGGTTCTGGCTCGATCTCGGGGTCGACGGTTTCCGCCTCGATACCGTCAATTACTATTTCTGCGACGACAAGCTGCGCGACAACCCGCCAATGCTGGGCGATGACGATGCCGCCGGCCTCGATGCGCCCGACGTGAACCCCTACGGTTTCCAGAAGCACATCTATGACAAGACCAGGCCGGAGAATATCGGCTTTCTCAAGCGCTTCCGGGCGCTGCTGGATGAATATGACGACCGCGCGTCGGTCGGCGAGGTCGGGGATGGCGCACGCTCGCTGAAGACGGTCGCCGATTATACCGCCGGCAATGACAAGCTCCACATGTGCTACACCTTCGATTTCCTCGGCCCGGATTTCTCGCCGGGTCATATCCGAAAATGCGTGGAGAATTATTTTGCCACGGTTTCGGACGGCTGGGTGTGCTGGGCGTTTTCCAACCACGATGTCGACCGCCATGTCTCGCGTTTTGCGAAGACAGAGGCCGAGCGCGAGCCGGTCGCGCGGCTCGCCATTTCGGTTCTGGCAACGCTGAAGGGCTCGATCTGCCTTTACCAGGGCGAGGAACTCGGCCTGCCGCAGGCGGAACTCGCCTTCGAGGACCTGCGCGACCCTTACGGCATCCGCTTCTGGCCCTCCTACAAGGGAAGGGACGGCTGCCGCACGCCGATGCCATGGAGCAATGTGCCGCCCAATGCCGGCTTTTCCACCGCCGAAAAGCCCTGGCTGCCGGTGCCTGAAGCCCATCTGGCGCTGTCGGTGTTCGAGCAGGCGCCGCTGCCGGATACGGTCTACAACCACTATCGCGCGACGCTCGCCTTCCGCGGCGAACACGACGCGCTGTTCGATGGCGAGATCGCCTTTCTCGACAGCGACAATGACGACGTGCTGATGTTTACCCGCAGCAAGGGCAATGAAACCCTGCTGTTCGTGTTCAACTTCGCCGCCATCCCACAGTCCGTGCCGCTGCATATGGCCGTCGGCCACGTCGATACGCTCGATTTTCCGGGCATGACGGCGGTGCTGAACGGCGCCGGGGTGGAACTCGGCGGGTTTGACGGGTTTTGCGCACGGATCTAGACGGCATTTGC from Martelella sp. NC20 includes these protein-coding regions:
- the bglA gene encoding beta-galactosidase BglA; protein product: MTVGNTGNWWRGGVIYQIYPRSFQDTTGDGIGDLPGITRRLTYVAELGVDAIWLSPFFKSPMADMGYDVSDYLDVDPMFGTLDDFRALVGEAHRLGLKVIIDQVLSHTSDQHPWFSESRSSKDNARADWYVWADAKPDGTAPNNWMSIFGGPGWEWDGTRKQYYMHNFLTSQPDLNFHCKAVQDALLETVRFWLDLGVDGFRLDTVNYYFCDDKLRDNPPMLGDDDAAGLDAPDVNPYGFQKHIYDKTRPENIGFLKRFRALLDEYDDRASVGEVGDGARSLKTVADYTAGNDKLHMCYTFDFLGPDFSPGHIRKCVENYFATVSDGWVCWAFSNHDVDRHVSRFAKTEAEREPVARLAISVLATLKGSICLYQGEELGLPQAELAFEDLRDPYGIRFWPSYKGRDGCRTPMPWSNVPPNAGFSTAEKPWLPVPEAHLALSVFEQAPLPDTVYNHYRATLAFRGEHDALFDGEIAFLDSDNDDVLMFTRSKGNETLLFVFNFAAIPQSVPLHMAVGHVDTLDFPGMTAVLNGAGVELGGFDGFCARI